A stretch of the Theileria equi strain WA chromosome 1, complete sequence genome encodes the following:
- a CDS encoding hypothetical protein (encoded by transcript BEWA_024240A) has translation MLPKNCTRGLLHSACKEFFSGTNGRSISTFSGLNVAVIASRRSSGLHRALGSTFCRSFHAGHHHEEPPHYAYRGDGLPKIQCEKVQEIIHINERQTHKTLQPMRPSKEPLYRSECSPEAIHLEAYNDLLELHNKVLAANWHDTVKLTMNADIWDGIFSRIKRRTHDIPDIQVQIMLNKTLEIFDALYQVEDVQDHIYELIEELSINASEGASAETSTKVTDNLDQHIAEILKKYEQLKQRYPRYASKIQDTIGYSLAILRQRYTFTWPEEHKYFY, from the exons ATGTTACCGAAAAATTGTACAAGGGGACTCCTACACTCGGCGTGcaag GAGTTTTTTTCTGGCACAAATGGACGGTCAATCAGCACTTTTTCGGGGCTAAATGTCGCTGTTATCGCGAGTCGTCGCAGTTCTGGCCTTCACAGGGCTCTAGGCTCGACCTTTTGCCGTTCTTTCCATGCCGGCCATCATCACGAGGAACCTCCACATTACGCCTACAGGGGCGATGGATTGCCAAAGATACAGTGTGAAAAGGTGCAAGAGATCATCCACATCAACGAAAGACAGACGCATAAGACGCTGCAGCCCATGCGCCCATCAAAGGAGCCGCTCTATAGGTCTGAATGCTCACCAGAAGCCATACATTTGGAGGCATACAACGACCTACTTGAACTACATAACAAAGTCTTGGCGGCAAATTGGCATGACACTGTCAAACTTACCATGAACGCAGACATTTGGGATGGAATCTTTAGTCGTATCAAGAGGAGAACACACGATATCCCAGACATTCAAGTCCAAATCATGCTAAACAAAACTCTAGAGATTTTTGATGCTCTGTATCAGGTGGAAGATGTGCAGGATCACATTTACGAGCTCATTGAGGAACTCTCAATAAACGCCTCTGAAGGTGCCAGTGCTGAGACCAGTACCAAGGTTACAGATAATTTGGATCAGCACATTGCcgagattttaaaaaaatATGAACAGTTAAAGCAAAGATATCCAAGATACGCAAGTAAGATACAAGATACAATCGGTTATTCATTGGCCATACTAAGGCAACGCTATACTTTTACATGGCCAGAAGAACACAAGTACTTTTACTAA